The Epinephelus lanceolatus isolate andai-2023 chromosome 11, ASM4190304v1, whole genome shotgun sequence genome window below encodes:
- the kcnip1b gene encoding Kv channel-interacting protein 1b isoform X2, producing the protein MGAVVGTLTMQTKQRRPSRDKTDDELEMTMVCHRPEGLDQLEAQTNFTKQELQILYRGFKNECPSGVVNEETFKHIYAQFFPHGDASMYAHYLFNAFDTTNNGSIKFKDFVMGLSILLRGTLTEKLEWTFHLYDINRDGYINREEMTEIVRAIYDMMGKYTYPALTGDVPQQHVDAFFQKMDKNKDGVVTLEEFIVACQEDEMMMRSMQLFENVM; encoded by the exons ATGGGTGCAGTGGTGGGCACTTTGACCATGCAAACCAAGCAGAGGAGACCATCCAGAG ATAAAACAGACGATGAGCTCGAGATGACGATGGTGTGTCACAGGCCAGAGGGTCTTGATCAGTTGGAAGCCCAGACTAACTTCACCAAGCAGGAGCTGCAGATCCTCTATCGTGGTTTCAAGAAT GAATGTCCAAGCGGTGTGGTAAATGAGGAAACATTCAAACACATTTACGCACAGTTCTTCCCCCACGGAG ATGCGAGCATGTATGCACATTATCTTTTCAATGCATTTGACACTACAAACAATGGCTCCATTAAGTTTAAG GACTTTGTAATGGGTTTGTCTATACTGCTGCGAGGAACACTGACAGAAAAGCTTGAGTGGACGTTTCACCTTTATGACATTAACAGAGATGGCTACATAAACAGAGAG GAAATGACTGAGATTGTGAGGGCCATTTATGACATGATGGGCAAATACACCTACCCTGCACTAACGGGAGACGTCCCTCAGCAGCATGTGGACGCCTTTTTTCAG AAAATggataaaaacaaagatggagtgGTGACCTTAGAGGAGTTTATTGTAGCCTGCCAGGAG GATGAAATGATGATGAGATCCATGCAGCTGTTTGAAAACGTGATGTAG